A region from the Hypericibacter adhaerens genome encodes:
- a CDS encoding DUF1127 domain-containing protein, which translates to MSLGQFIVATAVALPSAVKIPSAALLAKSVGLSALAVGILKFIRGRRDLRLLTQMDAHQLHDIGLTEADIGYARSLPFAQDPTACLARRVTERGERPSRPARHG; encoded by the coding sequence ATGTCGCTTGGACAATTCATCGTCGCCACCGCCGTGGCACTGCCGTCCGCCGTCAAGATTCCTTCCGCGGCCCTGCTGGCGAAGAGCGTCGGGCTGAGCGCCCTCGCCGTCGGAATCCTCAAGTTCATCCGCGGCCGGCGGGACCTCCGCCTCCTCACCCAGATGGACGCGCACCAGCTTCACGATATCGGCCTGACCGAAGCCGACATCGGCTATGCGCGATCCTTGCCCTTCGCCCAGGACCCGACGGCGTGCCTGGCCCGCCGGGTCACGGAGCGCGGGGAGCGTCCTTCCCGTCCCGCCCGGCACGGCTAG
- a CDS encoding AraC family transcriptional regulator, whose product MSGARLEIDHHHPEIECDLIIRGTGSLTLDDRTYALKPGTLIWLLPGQRHRLVRSPHLEMWVLLLRPHLVEASQLAELAEQPLRQLPGEEFVDLDRLLSQVSQDSDQPSVYNAGLAYLAMRAWRASRNSPPARLRPMHAAVTRALLLLRESGASMSLSELSQAAGVAAPYLSRLLVEHSGRSFLEWRNRIRLDRFMQAYRPGANLLNVALEAGFGSYARFHDVFSELVGCAPSDWVRRAEQKGAAAEEEGGAALPADFGMPAAGTLSARQGWTHLVPLIGPLIGERLGPGFLDRLLADGRGDARALNLERLDASLPAAERKRLIASLRAGEPAGAEDLAGLLEAHDFPGTYAGILKAFELSPTRFADAITALALAIWVAANRGSDPGLGHVEAVGRQTWKALGGVMPRLDARAAQELHSALICQFVVTYRALQAARASGDPRAQEEVSAAARRLGQAALGGDVTRVVLTDRGFLRRGKEPAAGDGDRPSAMREPSESPPGSLEGRRADRQGETRRGKERR is encoded by the coding sequence GTGTCCGGCGCGCGGCTGGAGATCGACCATCACCACCCGGAGATCGAGTGCGATCTCATCATCCGCGGCACCGGCAGCCTCACGCTCGACGACCGCACCTACGCGCTGAAGCCGGGAACGCTGATCTGGCTTCTGCCGGGACAACGCCATCGGCTGGTGCGATCGCCTCACCTCGAAATGTGGGTGCTCCTCCTTCGGCCGCATCTGGTGGAGGCGAGCCAGCTCGCCGAGCTGGCGGAGCAGCCGCTCCGGCAATTGCCGGGCGAGGAGTTCGTCGATCTCGATCGGCTTTTGAGCCAGGTCTCGCAGGATTCCGACCAGCCTTCCGTCTACAATGCCGGCCTTGCCTATCTCGCGATGCGGGCATGGCGGGCCAGCCGCAACAGCCCGCCGGCGCGCTTGCGCCCGATGCATGCGGCGGTGACGCGGGCGCTGCTGCTGTTGCGCGAGAGCGGCGCGTCGATGTCGCTCTCCGAGCTCTCGCAGGCCGCCGGCGTGGCGGCGCCCTATCTGAGCCGCCTGCTGGTGGAGCATAGCGGCCGCAGCTTCCTCGAATGGCGGAACCGGATCCGGCTCGATCGGTTCATGCAGGCCTATCGGCCGGGTGCCAATCTCCTGAACGTCGCCCTCGAGGCCGGCTTCGGCAGCTATGCCCGATTCCACGATGTCTTCAGCGAGCTGGTCGGCTGCGCGCCCAGCGACTGGGTGCGGCGGGCGGAGCAGAAGGGGGCGGCGGCCGAGGAAGAGGGGGGTGCGGCGCTGCCGGCGGATTTCGGCATGCCGGCGGCCGGGACCCTCAGCGCGAGGCAGGGCTGGACCCATCTGGTGCCCCTGATCGGCCCCCTCATCGGCGAGCGGCTGGGCCCCGGATTTCTCGACCGGTTGCTCGCCGATGGGCGGGGCGACGCGCGGGCGCTCAATCTGGAGCGGCTCGATGCCAGCCTGCCCGCGGCCGAGCGGAAGAGGCTGATCGCCTCCTTGCGGGCCGGCGAGCCGGCGGGAGCGGAGGACCTCGCCGGCCTGCTCGAGGCCCACGACTTTCCCGGAACCTATGCCGGGATTCTCAAGGCGTTCGAGCTTTCGCCTACGCGCTTCGCCGATGCGATCACGGCTCTTGCTCTCGCCATCTGGGTGGCGGCCAACCGCGGCAGCGATCCGGGGCTCGGCCATGTCGAGGCCGTCGGGCGGCAGACCTGGAAGGCGCTGGGCGGCGTCATGCCGCGCCTCGATGCGCGCGCCGCGCAAGAGCTTCACAGCGCCCTGATCTGCCAGTTCGTCGTCACCTATCGCGCCCTGCAAGCCGCCCGGGCGAGCGGCGATCCGCGCGCGCAGGAAGAGGTGAGTGCCGCCGCGCGGCGATTGGGCCAGGCGGCGCTCGGCGGCGATGTCACCAGGGTCGTTCTGACCGACAGGGGATTCCTGCGGCGCGGCAAGGAGCCGGCGGCGGGTGACGGAGACCGGCCGTCGGCGATGCGGGAACCTTCGGAGAGCCCGCCGGGTTCTCTCGAGGGGCGGCGCGCCGATCGGCAGGGCGAAACCCGACGCGGAAAGGAGAGGCGATGA
- a CDS encoding ABC transporter substrate-binding protein: MVAAAVAFASPAFAAGLDELPQSIRDELYNPQMIDPAQPIGESAYRDWKPKNPPPWKIGYASSYAGNTWRAAVMKRLQEELIPKWKQLGLISDVIITQSNLNDSVQIQQMRQLVDQGVDAIIVCCSNPTALNQTVQYAYERGIPVISATGYLTSPYSINSSANFVVGGYMLGEWMAKELGGKGNVLNVEGIPGASASDSQNLGILKALEKYPDITVAGTVAGMWTDQVAQSEIQRWLATNPGQLDGIIIQSASELGAVRALKQSGRTMAPITIGGEIGALCYWRKNKDYISSSIQAWPPADDFEMAWNIMMRTLEGQGPKVQSILTRPLTLSYDELSKVVPENCDEESGDWYSVGIEKWAGKEYLDQFFLRPADPAAYKP; this comes from the coding sequence ATGGTCGCGGCCGCCGTCGCCTTCGCCAGCCCCGCCTTCGCCGCGGGCCTCGACGAGCTGCCGCAGAGCATCCGCGACGAGCTCTATAACCCGCAGATGATCGACCCGGCGCAGCCGATCGGCGAGAGCGCCTATCGCGACTGGAAGCCGAAGAATCCGCCACCCTGGAAGATCGGCTATGCCAGCTCCTATGCCGGCAACACCTGGCGCGCGGCGGTGATGAAGCGCCTGCAGGAGGAGCTGATCCCGAAATGGAAGCAGCTCGGGCTGATCTCGGACGTCATCATCACGCAGTCGAACCTCAACGATTCGGTCCAGATCCAGCAGATGCGCCAGCTGGTGGACCAGGGCGTGGACGCGATCATCGTCTGCTGCTCGAACCCGACCGCGCTGAACCAGACCGTCCAGTACGCTTATGAGCGCGGCATTCCCGTCATTTCGGCCACGGGCTACCTGACCTCGCCCTATTCGATCAACTCTTCGGCCAACTTCGTCGTCGGCGGCTACATGCTGGGCGAATGGATGGCCAAGGAGCTCGGCGGCAAGGGCAACGTGCTCAATGTCGAGGGCATCCCGGGCGCTTCGGCCTCGGACTCGCAGAATCTCGGCATCCTCAAGGCGCTCGAGAAGTATCCGGACATCACGGTGGCCGGCACGGTCGCGGGCATGTGGACCGACCAGGTCGCCCAGTCCGAGATCCAGCGCTGGCTCGCCACCAATCCCGGCCAGCTCGACGGCATCATCATCCAGTCGGCCTCCGAGCTCGGCGCGGTGCGCGCGCTGAAGCAGAGCGGCCGGACCATGGCGCCGATCACGATCGGCGGCGAGATCGGCGCGCTCTGCTACTGGCGCAAGAACAAGGATTACATCAGCTCCTCGATCCAGGCCTGGCCGCCGGCGGACGATTTCGAGATGGCCTGGAACATCATGATGCGTACGCTCGAGGGCCAGGGCCCCAAGGTCCAGTCGATCCTGACGCGGCCGCTGACCTTGAGCTATGACGAGCTGTCCAAGGTCGTGCCTGAGAACTGCGACGAGGAGTCGGGCGACTGGTACAGCGTCGGCATCGAGAAATGGGCCGGGAAGGAATATCTCGACCAGTTCTTCCTGCGGCCCGCCGATCCCGCAGCCTACAAGCCTTAG